A genomic region of Apus apus isolate bApuApu2 chromosome 24, bApuApu2.pri.cur, whole genome shotgun sequence contains the following coding sequences:
- the GADD45B gene encoding growth arrest and DNA damage-inducible protein GADD45 beta — protein sequence MTLEELVPCDSSKMQAVSEAVERVLVAAQRQDRLTVGVYESAKLMNVDPDSVVLCVLATDEEDEGDIALQIHFTLIQAFCCDNDIHILRVSGMQRLAALLGEPEPGTEPRDLHCLLVTNPHTDAWKSQGLAEVASYCAESRDRNQWVPLVCLQER from the exons ATGaccctggaggagctggtgccTTGCGACAGCAGCAA GATGCAGGCGGTGAGCGAGGCGGTGGAGCGGGTGTTGGTGGCAGCGCAGCGGCAGGACCGTCTGACTGTGGGGGTCTACGAGTCCGCCAAGCTCATGAACGT gGACCCCGACAGCGTGGTGCTGTGTGTCTTGGCCACCGACGAGGAGGACGAAGGGGACATCGCCCTGCAGATCCACTTCACCCTCATCCAGGCGTTCTGCTGTGACAACGACATCCACATCCTGCGCGTCTCGGGCATGCAGCGCCTGGCCGCCCTCCTGGGCGAGCCCGAGCCCGGCACCGAGCCCCGCGACCTCCACTGCCTCTTAGTCACG AATCCACACACGGACGCTTGGAAGAGCCAAGGCTTGGCCGAGGTGGCCAGTTACTGCGCCGAGAGCCGCGACAGGAACCAGTGGGTGCCCTTGGTGTGTCTGCAGGAGCGCTGA